A window of Choloepus didactylus isolate mChoDid1 chromosome 21, mChoDid1.pri, whole genome shotgun sequence contains these coding sequences:
- the LOC119517261 gene encoding olfactory receptor 1094-like, which yields MKHIRNTEFTDNIEMNISLFFLFLAICLFTLIGNLGLVVLVIGDSQLHNMYYFLSVLSFMDACYSSVVTPKILVNLLAENKAISFLGCAIQMFLTVTFGMTECFLLVAVAYDHYVAIYNPLLCSVNMSLRVYVPLITASYVGGILHAALHTVATFSLSFCASDEIRHVFCDIPPLLTISCSDTHINQLLLFFFVGSIEIITILIVLVSYGFILLAILRIHSSEGRQKVFSICGCHLTGVSIYHGTILFRYVRPSSRYALDHDMIVSVFYTSVIPMLNPGIYSLRNKDVKKAMKKLFEKNWFINKVYFWH from the coding sequence ATGAAGCATATCAGAAACACTGAGTTCACAGATAATATTGAGATGAACATCTCCCTGTTTTTCCTATTTCTAGCAATCTGTCTTTTTACTCTGATAGGAAATTTGGGACTGGTGGTATTGGTCATTGGGGATTCCCAGCTCCACAACATGTACTATTTTCTGAGTGTGTTGTCATTCATGGATGCCTGCTATTCTTCAGTTGTCACCCCCAAAATATTGGTCAATTTACTGGCAGAGAATAAAGCCATTTCATTTCTTGGATGTGCAATACAGATGTTTCTGACTGTTACTTTTGGGATGACAGAATGCTTTCTCTTGGTTGCAGTGGCTTATGATCACTATGTAGCAATCTACAACCCACTACTATGTTCAGTTAACATGTCACTCCGAGTCTATGTGCCACTCATCACTGCTTCCTATGTTGGTGGCATTTTGCATGCTGCATTACACACAGTAGCCACTTTCAGCCTATCCTTCTGTGCATCCGATGAAATTAGACATGTCTTTTGTGATATCCCTCCACTCCTCACTATTTCTTGTTCTGACACTCATATCAACCAGCTTCTACTCTTCTTCTTTGTTGGCTCTATTGAGATAATTACTATATTGATAGTCTTAGTCTCTTATGGGTTTATTCTGTTGGCCATTCTGAGGATTCATTCCTCAGAAGGGAGGCAAAAAGTATTTTCCATCTGTGGATGTCACCTAACTGGGGTGTCAATTTACCATGGAACCATCCTCTTCAGGTATGTGAGGCCAAGTTCCAGATATGCTTTGGACCATGATATGATAGTGTCTGTATTTTACACTAGTGTGATTCCCATGCTGAATCCTGGCATCTACAGTTTGAGGAACAAAGATGTAAAGAAGGCAATGAAAAAATTGTTTGAGAAAAATTGGTTTATCAATAAAGTATATTTTTGGCATTGA